ATTAGGTGAGTTTCTAAAAGTCTTTTGTTTGGAACAACTGTGAAAGTTGAATTCTATTTTGTATAATGTCGCTTATGttttatttgtaatatataCGTGTTTTCTAATTCAGAGATTTGTATCATTAATCGCCCATTATATTTTTGTTCCTTCTTCGTAAGAGCTACTTCAACAAAGACCCTCTGATTGAAAAAGAAGGTTTTGAACATTTGCTGGACCccaccaaagaaaaaaatatcagcGGAAGCAGCAAAGTTGTTTTATTTTGCTTCCACGAGTTTTTTTTAGGTTCGTCTCTTCACGTTGAGTCGTTTACGTCTCCTCCCACTGATTTTCCCGAGAAAATtgaaggaaagaaagaaagttcTGTTCATTCAAATCAATGGAGTCGATAGCATCTATTTCCACTTCCATAATACTACCTCCAACAACAACGATCTCCGTTTCAACTTCACGATCAGTATTGATTCCTCTTCCTCCCCACCGCTGTTCTCCCCTTTCCAGCGCAGGGAGACGGATCTCGATTCCGAGAAGAAGACACTTCTCTAGCTGTAAATCGTCTGCcagcggcggaggaggaggaggaggaggattaGATAAACAGGGTGGCGAAGAAGAGGAAAGGGAGGAAGTGGAGAAGGCGCTTCACTTGGACGGTACGATCCCTGGGACTTCCGATGAGTTTGTGAGGCAAGTCTCGTCGCGTGCTTACGACATGCGTCGGAAACTAGAGCAGACGTTTGATTCCACCAGCTATGACGGTATACATACTCTCTCTAATCCTTCTTTGAAGTTTGCTCTCTCTGTAGTAGTTTTGTATTAGGAGGAATTGAACATTGTCACTGTATTGATAGATGATTTAGTTAGAGAAGAAGGCTTTTAGCTCAACTATGATGAGCAAAAATTGTTGCTTTTTTTTACATTCTCATCATATGAATCATCTCCAAGATTGAAAGCAAATCATTACTTGTTCATCTGAACATCTAAAATTGATCTTGTTCCGCTCGACAATCTCAGTGTTGGAGTCTAACCCATGGAGAGGAGACTCAAAGCCGGTTTATGTACTAACACAGAGAGAAAACCAGATCTGCACCATGAAAACAAGAACAACCCACAGGTTCCAAATAATCACTCCACTCAAGCTGATTttatagtttagtttttttttttcctcacgCGTGCATGACATTTGGCAATTATTGAATGACAGTGAAGTAGAGAAAGAGCTTGGTTTGTTGTTCTCTAAAAGGATCAGCAACCAGAAAAAGCAGTCCAGATCCGAGACTAAGTTTGATATGCTCGTAGAAGACGTTCGAGATGGAGTATTGGTAAGCATTCTCAATGAAATCACTTCCAAGACCGTCTGCAAAAAGgttgattatgtttttttctatttctctaAAGGTTTTCGAAGATGTGAATGAGGCTGTTCGATACTGTGATCTTCTACAAGGTGGAGGAAAAGGGTGTGAAGGCGTGGCTGAGATTGAGGCCTCATCTGTAAGCTTCAGACATCAAATAGACATTGTTTCCTTTAGATTTATACATTTGACAACGATCTGCGTTTGTTTTGTCGGAATAGGTTTTTGATCTTTGCCGGAAAACAAGGTCTCTGGCGGTTCTATTCCGCCGTGGAAGAACACCACCTACACCACAGACGCTGGAGCGTAATTTGGGATCCCGTAAGCGTTCTCTCGAGGACTTGAGGGACAATGAATAGCTTGTACATCATCTTAATAGTACTTACAATTATCCGAAAGAAACTTGTATAAACAAGTGTAATTAATCGTGTATATATAATAGATGTATGTTACTTGTGATGCTTTCTTATTCTTCTCTTTAAGTTGCTCAGTAAAGGCTTTTGAAGTTCATAGTAAGAATCCGGTTTATGACAGTTTGGTTT
This genomic interval from Brassica napus cultivar Da-Ae chromosome A6, Da-Ae, whole genome shotgun sequence contains the following:
- the LOC106346539 gene encoding uncharacterized protein LOC106346539, with the translated sequence MESIASISTSIILPPTTTISVSTSRSVLIPLPPHRCSPLSSAGRRISIPRRRHFSSCKSSASGGGGGGGGLDKQGGEEEEREEVEKALHLDGTIPGTSDEFVRQVSSRAYDMRRKLEQTFDSTSYDVLESNPWRGDSKPVYVLTQRENQICTMKTRTTHSEVEKELGLLFSKRISNQKKQSRSETKFDMLVEDVRDGVLVFEDVNEAVRYCDLLQGGGKGCEGVAEIEASSVFDLCRKTRSLAVLFRRGRTPPTPQTLERNLGSRKRSLEDLRDNE